TTCTTCATTACTAATTTGATTTGTAGATAGTTCACGTTCTTCATGGTTACTTTTACTAATTAATGAAGGATGTTCTTCTAAATGAATAGCTTTATTCATTATTGAGGGATGATAttctttataatttaatgaagatgGGAACTtctcattattaattgaatattgaTCTTCTTCCTTGGTGgtaatatttattgaagGAATCTCATTGCTACCGACCATATTCATTGAAGAATAAGTGTCTTcgtttttaatttcatttcttAATGGAATAAATTGGAAATCATCACTGTCATCTGGATTGTTACTATAAGATTGCATTAGTCCagtttcttttatttcacCTTGggattcattatttaaaggcACAAATTGGAATTCTCCACTATCATCAATATCACTCACAGTTATATTTTCAGATGAAACAACTGGAATATTAAAGTTTGGATATTCTTTCTTAATACTATTAGCAAATGGATTTGATGGTTTTAAACGTTTTAACGAATTAATTCtatcaattgattttaatCCCATTTTctgaatattatttctaatattatgaCCTTGTTGTTCTTCAGCTGTAACTGATGGATTCAATTCAGGGTTGGCAGAAACGAAGGATGATTCggaatttaaatcattgaTTTCCATTTGAAGTTCTTTAGGTTTTGTTGGGGATGggttattaaatatatctcTTGAATTTATATCTCCAACATCAAGATCATTATGATCTTTGGCAGTAATAAAGGTAGGTGTAATATTTTCAGCAATTTCTGGTCCATTTTCTGGTAGCCTTTGTATGACTGCTTTAGAATTCtccatattattataattagtgctattattattattattattattattattattattattattattattattattggacGAGATGCTCAAACTTCCAGAGTGAGGACTTGGCAATTCAGAATTTGagattttgataaaactactattattttcaatagttgtgatatcatttttaattacaGTTGTATTTAACTCATCGTTAAAAGAACTTTCACTCACATCAATTTCCTTCCCGGTATTTGTTGTATCTTgtaaatttgaagaattgtTGGTATCAACTTCGTCATTAATTTGAGGTTTGAGAATTTccttatcattattaaattcaaaaatatttttagattgAATAGAAGTTTCTGTAGCCttatttgatgaaaattCGTCAGTTTTGTTagctttattatttagGTTTTGCAAAGTACCATTAGAAGGTAAATCGATTGGGTTCGAGAATTTTCTAGACATTTCACTAACACTAACAGAGCTACTCATACTACGCATATTAATTGATCTATTTGGTTTAGCAGATGTGGTTTGTTCCCCACCAtttgatataaatttttcagttAAATTCTTTCTGGTTATATCTATGTTTTTTCTTAAGGCCTCTGAAGTAGGTTGTTGCTCTCTTTCAGATACTTTGGAAGAGAGTTGAGCAATTTTTTCTCTAAcactatttttattttcagtaTTAGTTAAAGTTGATAAGGTAGGCTTTTTATCTACAACCTTTGCAGGTGATGAATGGGCATCAACAAATTCATCTAAACTACCTTTAGTGTTTCGGTTAGAAGTAACAGTGGAAGACATAGATGCtctattatcaaatttattgaaaccTTCTTCAAATGGATTTGGTGTGTTTATCATTTGAGAAGGAGAATCCTCTTTTTCTTGTTCAATATCCAGCTCACCAGTAAAGTTATCAGATATTTCAATACTAGCTAGCCTATCTAACTTGGCGGAAAGATTACCATCCTCACTCTCAGAAGATAATCTTTGAAGTTTAGTCATTCTGTTAGTGGTATCAGGTACACGTTGTTGAGTTCTAGTCGAAGACGTCAAGGTGGAGTTAATCTGTGAAGCCTTTTCATCGATAGgtttaatatcatcaatgGAAGTATCAAAAGTTTTATCTATCTTATCTGGACTTACGGTAGacgaaaatatttttgtagAAGTATTCGAGATAGTTTCATTCAAGTAATTATTTTCGTAGTCACTggtaaattttgaattagtaTTTACTCTGCTGAGCTGATCTTTATGGttcaaattattcaatgTGTTACCATTGGAAATTACTTCTTTGTTTCCATAAAATTGATCAGTTACTGCTTGTTTAATAGGTGAATCAGAATCAGCATTTACTTGAACAAATGGATCTTTGTTGCTTAATTTGCTACCATTTGAAAGAATCTCCTTCTTTTCATAAAATTGACTAACTGATCCTTGATTAGTTGGGAGAGTTGAATTGGTGACTGAATATTTCTCAGGACTATCAAGTTGTAACCCATTTgttaatcttttaatattatgtGCATTATTAGAGAGTTTACCAGGTGAAGCTTCATTGCTATCGACACTTTCTGATATAGATGTTTTTCTGGAACTTTCAAACGTATTGTTTGCTGATGATTCAGAAGAAGTTCTTTGTCCATCAGACATAGAAACTTCGGATAATTGTTGGGTTAAGTTATTCAAAactttatttgatttaaaagttAATGTGTCATTTTCAGAGGGAGAAggtttattaataaaagtttcttcattagatgaagaagttgaattaattttttgaccGTTGGAATTTATACGATCAAATTCAACATTATTAACAGTTTTTGAACTGATTGGATTTGAAATATCTTTAGACATTATTTGACTATTCTGTGAACCctcaattatttttgggTTTGTAATAGAATTGAGAGCAGGGACAATATTGATTTTAGTTGGAGTAGATGTTGGGTCTATATCTAATTCAGAAGAAGTTTCACTAGTTGAAATTATTGGTATAGTGGCGGTATTGTGGGTGGTGTTTATGGTATTATTACTAGCAGCATCAACAATAGTATCGTTAGAGTTCAAGTTAACGTCATTGGGAGAAttcatatttgaattgtttGATGTAATTCTTTTTGAAGTATTTGAGTTTGCATTATTTAGTTCATTGTTAGATATAGCTTGAGGTGTATCTTCAATTAGTTCGGAGGAATTCTTATTTACGCTAgagtatattttttgttcttcGGATTGTAGCGCCATATGAGTTTGAGAGTCGTTATCCTTTGCTGTGGTAATAAttgattcattattaatatttaatacatCCTTTGGACTATTACTAGTGGTTGGAGATGAGATAGAATTTGGATCATTGACATCTTGTTTTCTATCAATGGCTGGAGTTGATGTAGAAATCGAATTAAAATCAgctcttttattatttctttcagGTGTCTTCCCTTCTTCAGGTGAAACATTTCTATCCAAGTTTTTTTCTGATAAGTTAGAAGATGTAGCTATGTTTGTAGTTATTTTAGAGTTATctgttattttattttgtaattctgGGGCAGATCCAGTAGGAGTCGATAATGAACGATTGGAACTTAAGGCAACTGAAAGATTCGGCTCATCAGATCCTATAGATACGGATGATGAATTATGAGAAGAAGTTGCTCTTATTTTTCTGTTTATTGGTGTTTGTGGATTAAAATTTCCACTTTCGCTACCTTCTTTGTTATTTGAAGTTGTTCTAGAATTAAACATTGATGAAAACAAGTTTGTACCAGAGATTTTTCTTGCAGATTGTGGTTGGATTTGTTGAGAAGAATTGATCTTTTGGGTTAGCTTTAATGGTTTTACAGGTGACATTTCCATGTGGCCATCTTcagaattatcaattaaagtTGGCTTAGGAATATCAAGTGATGATTGACTTAATGATTCGTAGGAGTCATTTGCTGTTGGCTTTTCTATGGAGTGTGAGCTCAGATCATTGCTTTTTGGAATTTCTGTGGAGACAGTACTTGTAGTAATAGTAGGTAATTCATTTGTCAGTCTTAATTTAACCTTATTAACTAGATTGCAAAAAGCAAAGATTACATCAGCAATAGCAGCATTAACGGTGATATTTGGTAACACATCATCATACACACAAAAATATCTTATGGAGGTAATTAAATGTGAAAAGGAAGCACGAAGTAAGATGGCTTGATCGTTAGATTCTTGGGATAAAGATTCGTCCAATACACGTTTAATGATgtttgataatgaagaCAAAGCTTTAAATAAGTTCGACCCCATTTCTTTACTTTTTAAATCTGTTTCTTGATATAAAGtaaatattatagaatGAAAAGCTTGTAATTGTTGGAGAGTTATCAACCCATTGGAACTAATATGAGCTTTAACCATATCCTGTGTAAGTGATTTGTTTTCACTatgaaaattcattaataaagatttgGTGCCATCTTGTTCAgtaatttgtttattaatGGATCTTTCCGAAGCAGTATTTTTTCGTAGTTGCAATTCTAATTCAGATATATGTTGTCTTAAggtttcattttcaatagaaAGGTCGCTCAGTTGAGTAGACATTGACATCATTTCGTTTTTGAAGTTTTCATTCAATGATAGAACAGTACTTGATTCAGAAGAAGGTGCTCTCTGAGGTTGCATGCTATCATCGTTTGTCTCATTAGACTGTTTGAGTTGTTGTGCactttgaaaaagatttttcatatttgcCAGCTCTTCTTGTAATtgcatatttttcaaatttaattggGAATATTTGTcctttaatgaattatattcatcttcatctatGTTCAAAGAGGCACGAGTGGCAATAGGAGTTTCAATATATCTATCAGAGGGAGTATCCTTAGAGGGGATGATTGGTGTATTATCTTCTGAGTTTCTTCCTTCTCTGTAGCCTATGAcattatttgaaacatATTCATATGCTGGTTCttttatcttttgaataatgTCTGTTTTTGAATCGTCATCTGCAGAAtcattattcatattaGTGTCATCGAAATTGGTTTGATTTGATGGACTAGATCTTGAAGCATTGTGATAAGTATCCGCTTTGTTATCATTTTCAGATATTAATTTGGGTTCCACAGGTATTatgttatttgaataattatttatatttctagTATCGGCGTCTGTTACAATTTCATCACTGTTACCGTCTAAATCTAGAattggattattatttgtattcaaattatatttctGCAATTCCTTATCTAAATCAGCCAATTTAGTATTGGGTGTAGGAGCATCATGATGAGGTTTCAATGGCAGTACAGGACTCATTTCCTTTTCACTAAAATTTGTAGCTGGACTTGAGAGTTCTAGTTTATTAGACATATCATTCAGAAGAGGAGTGGAGTTGAAATCATTTAGATCAGGAGTATCATTTAAGTTATCACCAAATGAGTTATTTGAAATGGTATCTAATTGAGGTTTGTCATTTATGTCACTCTTTATATTTACAGAAGCATTGTTAcccaaattattttgaatgctatttttcattgtactattctttaaattatcattgGTGAttgtattttcatttaaatgattattaGGTGTTGTGCTAATAGTTGACTCAATAGGTGATGTAGTAGCAATTGGGCTATTATTAGGAATTGAGTTGATAATCAAATCctttgtattattagtattagtattgGTATTAGTGTTGTTGGTATTTGTATTGgtattagtattagtatCGATATTTGTAtctgtattattttcactatcatcttcatcttctgaGGAAGACCAATCAATAGAAGCCTTTTGAGGTATAACCTTTGAAGGTTGAATTGAAGAGTGTGGTAACGATGTTACTGGTGATGGAGTTCCATCGCCTATTGAAGTTGAAGGTCTAGCATCAATTGGAGAAAGAATTTTTGAAGgattattagtattattgtttttgttaAGATCAGAATTATTTATGTGGGTATTAGGAATTTCAATGTTCGAATGTTGAgcattcttattattagttgaaGTATTAAGGTTGATTGGGTCGTTACTACTTGTATTATTGATTATACTACTAGAaagagaaatatttttttgatgaGTGTCTGGGATATCCGGATCAGAATTATAGCCTCTTCTTGTAATTTCATATAAGATATCATTTACTAAATCTCCAAACCTGGACTGTGACAAATTAGCCAATTTTTGTCTAGCTTGATTTCTCTTCATATGAAAAGTTGCCTTtggtaataaatattcCGGTTGATTCTGATCTTCATCGATTCttcttttcaattcatcGTAAACATCGGTGCCTAATTCATAAAATTGAGCAGCAGATAACTTTAAAAGTTTACCACGAGCTTTTTGAGCTCTTGATGAAGTTGTTTGAGCATTATTCAAACCAATCACATCTGAAAAAGTTTGTAAGGCTTGATAATAGGAGAACATATCTCGCTGTTGAGCCTTTGAAAACTCTGTAGAGGAGGACATCGTTGTTTGATCGTATGTATTCTAATGGATATGAAGCAATTCTTAAGGATTTATGTGTTTTCTTTCtataatgtttttttttaacttggGTAGCTTACTTAATGTGAAGTTGtctatattaaataatgtctATGAGatgatataaaaaaaaataatattgatatgattgtaaatataaatgTTTGGAgtaaacaaataatttgtCTTGTTGTGTTGAATAGTGTGGCTAGAAAATTCTCTGTTATGacaattttctttgtttatttacaaaacaCTTAGCAATGAATAAACATGAGATGGGTTGAAATCTTGACATTCTTTggcttcttttttttttttcgtttttTCCGATggataatgaaattttgaatgGAAAAACGCGTAGATTCCTGAAAGATGTGTGTGGAAAAGATAAAAGAAATCTTGCGACTGACGCGTCGATTAAAAGGGGTCAGCGtcacaaataaaatttggtTCACGTCATTTATTACCAAAAGTCGTGTTCATTTTGAGAGTTGTGgataatataatatcatttcCAGCGTATCACCTGTTTTAGGAGAAAAGTTTTTGTAATCAAAAGGTATTATTAGAGAGTTCTATTCCGaataacaaaattaaattctattttacCCTCAAAATATCGTAATACTGCATGCTTTTTCTTGCTTTTATTGcttttattgttgttgttttttttacttttcttgatatttttcaCAGGAAATCTTTCCACATCAAGATGAAAAGATAAACATCACCAAATTAGGAAGCCACTTTAGGGATAGGTGTTTCTAtctgtttgtttgttttagaacatataataaattagaaatatttcagaaatatatttcatagGTTGGAGTTAAAATGTTACTTTTTACAGCGTATAAGAAGCGGATCTAGTTCCTACGAAATGGTGCatttactattaatattagaacAAGTTTACTGTGGCATAAGAGTTTCTTGTACCTTGATTATGGATAAGGTACCAACAGTTCTCAATTTTGTTTCCATGAGGTTAAATGTGGTTATAATATTTGACTAATTTCCCTCCAATTTTAGTACCATTTGGTTTAACAAGTATATCTAGgcatttttttccattttctttttcttttttcatgGTGATTTGatgtaaataaattggGGAAATATGTAAGGCCGATATACGTAACTGGAAATACTTTACTAAGAGTTATAGTAACAGTTTGAGGGAAACGGGAAAAAAGtgtaaaacaaaataaaaattttatgaGTATTTTCGATCACGtgatttggaaattttcagaataaaaagagaagaaaTGCCATCTCCTAGAATCGAACCAGGGTTTCATCGGCCACAACGATGTGTACTAACCACTATACTAAGATGGCATGTTTTTCGTGAATGTTGTGGCATAGTGATACTGTCAGTACACTGTGCCAAGGGTTAGGAGCTTACAAGCCCTAACTAAATCAGAGACGTTCGCGTCAACATGTTGCGACGCGTAAACTCGCTTGTATATAAAGCAATGCCCATGAGGCATCTATATAGAATTACACAGAATAAGATAAGTAAGTTATagttataagaataatcaGGGTTATAGTCATCTGTAAAATACTAGCCAGATcactatataataaatgttTTAACAACTAGTATGTTTATCATGATTGGGGAGTTtgcaatatatttttaataatttttaattggaTTTCATTCTTGTAGAGTAAAAAGTGTgtattctatttttttttc
The window above is part of the Henningerozyma blattae CBS 6284 chromosome 2, complete genome genome. Proteins encoded here:
- the SPA2 gene encoding Spa2p (similar to Saccharomyces cerevisiae SPA2 (YLL021W) and SPH1 (YLR313C); ancestral locus Anc_4.39), with amino-acid sequence MSSSTEFSKAQQRDMFSYYQALQTFSDVIGLNNAQTTSSRAQKARGKLLKLSAAQFYELGTDVYDELKRRIDEDQNQPEYLLPKATFHMKRNQARQKLANLSQSRFGDLVNDILYEITRRGYNSDPDIPDTHQKNISLSSSIINNTSSNDPINLNTSTNNKNAQHSNIEIPNTHINNSDLNKNNNTNNPSKILSPIDARPSTSIGDGTPSPVTSLPHSSIQPSKVIPQKASIDWSSSEDEDDSENNTDTNIDTNTNTNTNTNNTNTNTNTNNTKDLIINSIPNNSPIATTSPIESTISTTPNNHLNENTITNDNLKNSTMKNSIQNNLGNNASVNIKSDINDKPQLDTISNNSFGDNLNDTPDLNDFNSTPLLNDMSNKLELSSPATNFSEKEMSPVLPLKPHHDAPTPNTKLADLDKELQKYNLNTNNNPILDLDGNSDEIVTDADTRNINNYSNNIIPVEPKLISENDNKADTYHNASRSSPSNQTNFDDTNMNNDSADDDSKTDIIQKIKEPAYEYVSNNVIGYREGRNSEDNTPIIPSKDTPSDRYIETPIATRASLNIDEDEYNSLKDKYSQLNLKNMQLQEELANMKNLFQSAQQLKQSNETNDDSMQPQRAPSSESSTVLSLNENFKNEMMSMSTQLSDLSIENETLRQHISELELQLRKNTASERSINKQITEQDGTKSLLMNFHSENKSLTQDMVKAHISSNGLITLQQLQAFHSIIFTLYQETDLKSKEMGSNLFKALSSLSNIIKRVLDESLSQESNDQAILLRASFSHLITSIRYFCVYDDVLPNITVNAAIADVIFAFCNLVNKVKLRLTNELPTITTSTVSTEIPKSNDLSSHSIEKPTANDSYESLSQSSLDIPKPTLIDNSEDGHMEMSPVKPLKLTQKINSSQQIQPQSARKISGTNLFSSMFNSRTTSNNKEGSESGNFNPQTPINRKIRATSSHNSSSVSIGSDEPNLSVALSSNRSLSTPTGSAPELQNKITDNSKITTNIATSSNLSEKNLDRNVSPEEGKTPERNNKRADFNSISTSTPAIDRKQDVNDPNSISSPTTSNSPKDVLNINNESIITTAKDNDSQTHMALQSEEQKIYSSVNKNSSELIEDTPQAISNNELNNANSNTSKRITSNNSNMNSPNDVNLNSNDTIVDAASNNTINTTHNTATIPIISTSETSSELDIDPTSTPTKINIVPALNSITNPKIIEGSQNSQIMSKDISNPISSKTVNNVEFDRINSNGQKINSTSSSNEETFINKPSPSENDTLTFKSNKVLNNLTQQLSEVSMSDGQRTSSESSANNTFESSRKTSISESVDSNEASPGKLSNNAHNIKRLTNGLQLDSPEKYSVTNSTLPTNQGSVSQFYEKKEILSNGSKLSNKDPFVQVNADSDSPIKQAVTDQFYGNKEVISNGNTLNNLNHKDQLSRVNTNSKFTSDYENNYLNETISNTSTKIFSSTVSPDKIDKTFDTSIDDIKPIDEKASQINSTLTSSTRTQQRVPDTTNRMTKLQRLSSESEDGNLSAKLDRLASIEISDNFTGELDIEQEKEDSPSQMINTPNPFEEGFNKFDNRASMSSTVTSNRNTKGSLDEFVDAHSSPAKVVDKKPTLSTLTNTENKNSVREKIAQLSSKVSEREQQPTSEALRKNIDITRKNLTEKFISNGGEQTTSAKPNRSINMRSMSSSVSVSEMSRKFSNPIDLPSNGTLQNLNNKANKTDEFSSNKATETSIQSKNIFEFNNDKEILKPQINDEVDTNNSSNLQDTTNTGKEIDVSESSFNDELNTTVIKNDITTIENNSSFIKISNSELPSPHSGSLSISSNNNNNNNNNNNNNNNNNSTNYNNMENSKAVIQRLPENGPEIAENITPTFITAKDHNDLDVGDINSRDIFNNPSPTKPKELQMEINDLNSESSFVSANPELNPSVTAEEQQGHNIRNNIQKMGLKSIDRINSLKRLKPSNPFANSIKKEYPNFNIPVVSSENITVSDIDDSGEFQFVPLNNESQGEIKETGLMQSYSNNPDDSDDFQFIPLRNEIKNEDTYSSMNMVGSNEIPSINITTKEEDQYSINNEKFPSSLNYKEYHPSIMNKAIHLEEHPSLISKSNHEERELSTNQISNEESFEFIPKNNINENMGIMNNDSDKVVKENNNNSEESESESEESESEENSSDGDDDDDDDDEKNMDEVDSNSNEFDIDSFDIKNPDNTLADLLLYLEHQTVQVISTIQSLLTSIKQPNSTKGNLRVEANAINQVICQMSDATSTSMNQSRNANLKEHGSWVVQSLRDCSTRMTTLCQLNIDGILTNEQGDKDYADKQFKQRLAGLAFDVAKCTKELVKSVEEASLKEEIEYLSSRLDDRNHQIV